From a single Arachis hypogaea cultivar Tifrunner chromosome 3, arahy.Tifrunner.gnm2.J5K5, whole genome shotgun sequence genomic region:
- the LOC112789570 gene encoding uncharacterized protein, protein MDKVMTLSDAAGLGRRAGPRSPSSSSILPYNLPLLAALLACALAQFLKIFTTWYKEKRWDTKRMLDSGGMPSSHSAAVSALAVAIGLQEGTGSSAFAIAVVLSCIVMYDASGVRLHAGRQAELLNQIVCELPPEHPLSSCRPLRDSLGHTPLQVFIGSILGCIIAFLMRGPH, encoded by the exons ATGGACAAAGTCATGACATTGTCCGATGCGGCGGGCTTGGGCCGACGGGCCGGTCCACGTTCTCCTTCCTCGTCTTCCATCCTGCCCTACAACCTCCCTCTTCTCGCCGCCCTCCTCGCCTGCGCCCTCGCCCAGTTCCTCAAGATCTTCACCACCTG GTATAAGGAAAAGAGATGGGATACTAAAAGGATGCTTGATTCTGGTGGAATGCCTTCATCGCATTCTGCAGCGGTATCAGCACTAGCAGTGGCTATAGGTCTCCAAGAAGGAACAGGGTCATCCGCATTTGCAATTGCTGTCGTCTTGTCATGTATT GTAATGTATGATGCCTCAGGAGTTAGACTTCATGCAGGTCGGCAGGCAGAA TTGCTGAATCAAATTGTGTGTGAGCTACCACCAGAACATCCTTTATCTAGTTGCAGACCTCTGCGTGATTCACTTGGCCATACTCCACTTCAG GTTTTTATTGGTAGCATATTGGGATGCATAATAGCATTTTTGATGAGAGGCCCCCATTAA
- the LOC112789571 gene encoding condensin complex subunit 2 isoform X1 has product MAENLSPNPTMAGQKQRLPMAARIQSPTSPFFLGSNDDKLERAQARAARAAAIRRKNVAANLNSQSSDANSDPCLNKQQILDLFKNCIKLASENKINQKNTWELNLIDHITDIIKAGEEDGDVETNFQKASCTLEAGVKIYSLRVDSVHSEAYKVLGGMNRAGQEAEQDADATVEGDNTENGKERSWKETDKKLSPLSTLESSFEALNVKKFDAAFVVDPLYRQTTAKFDEGGAKGLLMNNLGVYGGCRVLFDSLEVPAKCMTSKNQHDISDTIDLSFAKDCVEHMVLEVRMKDEISPTLRTIVNQFDESNRRPTDFQFHGQNTAEEMEVPFDCEMRADTEEHENCMAWSDDHDEPTVADLGSNDFVSNDADPSFPDYPQENGLFSSQDPDTDDRFGNVDSFLFLSLGFSSKQNAWAGPDHWKYKKSKVSEVHPPSENGSALKTRAPRSKKQKEIDLDFTVFLEKEMLDIFNPPKNPKTLLLPESRIPCNTKLPEDCHYQPEDLVKLFLLPDVKCLGRRAKRLSDESREQCNNESFPSWDNGSFCGGEPGDYEGDVHSDIEDSDTLVSQPRQVNKIEVQYDKTSKQVNVQELKITLWNHVQESANLSFEGKKETVSFRSVLANFPSDCNAAATISDISPHLCFICLLHLANEKGLSIQGYPSLDDLAICIPNI; this is encoded by the exons ATGGCGGAAAATCTAAGCCCGAACCCAACCATGGCCGGCCAGAAGCAGAGGCTTCCCATGGCCGCTCGCATCCAGTCCCCCACCAGCCCCTTCTTCTTGGGTTCCAATGATGACAAACTGGAACGCGCCCAGGCACGTGCTGCACGTGCGGCCGCCATCCGCCGCAAGAACGTCGCCGCCAACTTGAACTCCCAATCCTCCGACGCCAACTCCGACCCGTGCCTCAACAAGCAGCAGATCCTCGATTTGTTCAAGAACTGCATCAAGCTCGCCAGCGAAAAT AAAATTAATCAGAAAAACACGTGGGAGTTGAATTTGATTGACCACATAACTGATATTATCAAGGCTGGAGAAGAAGATGGAGATGTGGAGACTAATTTTCAGAAG GCAAGCTGCACTCTTGAGGCTGGAGTCAAAATTTATTCGTTAAGGGTTGATTCAGTGCATTCTGAGGCATATAAAGTACTTGGCGGGATGAATAGAGCTGGCCAAGAAGCTGAGCAAG ATGCAGATGCTACAGTGGAGGGTGATAAcactgaaaatggaaaagaaagaaGCTGGAAAGAGACAGACAAAAAG TTATCACCTTTGTCAACATTGGAATCATCTTTTGAGGCTCTTAACGTGAAGAAGTTTGATG CTGCATTTGTTGTGGATCCCCTCTACCGTCAGACAACGGCAAAATTTGATGAAGGTGGAGCCAAGGGTCTTTTAATGAATAATCTTGGTGTATATGGTGGATGTAGGGTGCTCTTTGATTCACTAGAGGTGCCTGCAAAATGCATGACAAGTAAAAATCAACATGATATATCAGATACTATCGATCTTTCTTTTGCCAAGG ATTGTGTTGAGCACATGGTGCTGGAAGTACGTATGAAGGATGAAATTTCTCCAACTCTCAGGACTATAGTGAACCAATTTGATGAAAGTAACAGAAGGCCCACCGATTTTCAATTTCATGGCCAAAATACAGCTGAAGAGATGGAGGTGCCTTTTGACTGTGAAATGAGGGCTGACACAGAAGAGCATGAGAACTGCATGGCCTGGAGTGATGATCATGATGAGCCAACAGTTGCTGATTTGGGATCTAATGATTTCGTATCCAATGATGCTGATCCAAGTTTTCCTGATTACCCTCAG GAAAATGGGCTATTTTCTTCTCAAGACCCTGATACGGACGACAGATTTGGTAATGTCGATAGTTTCCTATTTTTGAGTCTGGGTTTTAGTTCAAAACAAAATGCATGGGCAGGCCCTGATCATTGGaaatataaaaaatctaaag TCTCAGAGGTTCATCCTCCTTCTGAAAATGGATCAGCCCTAAAGACTAGGGCGCCAAGGAGTAAGAaacagaaagaaattgatttagaTTTCACAGTTTTCCTTGAGAAGGAAATGTTAGATATATTTAATCCTCCCAAGAATCCCAAAACATTGCTGCTCCCCGAGAGCAGAATCCCTTGCAATACAAAACTTCCGGAGGACTGCCACTACCAGCCAGAGGATCTTGTTAAATTATTTCTTCTGCCTGATGTGAAG tgTCTCGGGAGGAGGGCAAAAAGGCTCTCAG ATGAATCTAGAGAACAATGCAATAATGAGTCATTCCCTTCCTGGGATAATGGAAGTTTTTGTGGTGGTGAGCCTGGTGATTATGAAGGTGATGTTCATAGTGACATAGAGGACTCTGACACTCTTGTTAGTCAGCCTCGTCAG GTAAATAAAATTGAAGTCCAGTACGACAAAACTTCCAAGCAAGTTAATGTTCAGGAACTGAAAATTACTCTTTGGAACCATGTTCAAGAATCTGCTAACCTGTCTTTTGAG GGTAAAAAAGAAACAGTATCTTTCAGAAGTGTATTGGCCAACTTTCCTAGCGACTGCAATGCTGCTGCAACTATCAGTGACATCTCTCCCCATTTGTGCTTCATATGTTTGTTGCATCTGGCAAATGAGAAAGGATTGAGCATTCAAGGCTACCCCAGCTTGGATGATCTAGCCATATGCATTCCAAATATTTAG
- the LOC112789571 gene encoding condensin complex subunit 2 isoform X2 gives MAENLSPNPTMAGQKQRLPMAARIQSPTSPFFLGSNDDKLERAQARAARAAAIRRKNVAANLNSQSSDANSDPCLNKQQILDLFKNCIKLASENKINQKNTWELNLIDHITDIIKAGEEDGDVETNFQKASCTLEAGVKIYSLRVDSVHSEAYKVLGGMNRAGQEAEQDATVEGDNTENGKERSWKETDKKLSPLSTLESSFEALNVKKFDAAFVVDPLYRQTTAKFDEGGAKGLLMNNLGVYGGCRVLFDSLEVPAKCMTSKNQHDISDTIDLSFAKDCVEHMVLEVRMKDEISPTLRTIVNQFDESNRRPTDFQFHGQNTAEEMEVPFDCEMRADTEEHENCMAWSDDHDEPTVADLGSNDFVSNDADPSFPDYPQENGLFSSQDPDTDDRFGNVDSFLFLSLGFSSKQNAWAGPDHWKYKKSKVSEVHPPSENGSALKTRAPRSKKQKEIDLDFTVFLEKEMLDIFNPPKNPKTLLLPESRIPCNTKLPEDCHYQPEDLVKLFLLPDVKCLGRRAKRLSDESREQCNNESFPSWDNGSFCGGEPGDYEGDVHSDIEDSDTLVSQPRQVNKIEVQYDKTSKQVNVQELKITLWNHVQESANLSFEGKKETVSFRSVLANFPSDCNAAATISDISPHLCFICLLHLANEKGLSIQGYPSLDDLAICIPNI, from the exons ATGGCGGAAAATCTAAGCCCGAACCCAACCATGGCCGGCCAGAAGCAGAGGCTTCCCATGGCCGCTCGCATCCAGTCCCCCACCAGCCCCTTCTTCTTGGGTTCCAATGATGACAAACTGGAACGCGCCCAGGCACGTGCTGCACGTGCGGCCGCCATCCGCCGCAAGAACGTCGCCGCCAACTTGAACTCCCAATCCTCCGACGCCAACTCCGACCCGTGCCTCAACAAGCAGCAGATCCTCGATTTGTTCAAGAACTGCATCAAGCTCGCCAGCGAAAAT AAAATTAATCAGAAAAACACGTGGGAGTTGAATTTGATTGACCACATAACTGATATTATCAAGGCTGGAGAAGAAGATGGAGATGTGGAGACTAATTTTCAGAAG GCAAGCTGCACTCTTGAGGCTGGAGTCAAAATTTATTCGTTAAGGGTTGATTCAGTGCATTCTGAGGCATATAAAGTACTTGGCGGGATGAATAGAGCTGGCCAAGAAGCTGAGCAAG ATGCTACAGTGGAGGGTGATAAcactgaaaatggaaaagaaagaaGCTGGAAAGAGACAGACAAAAAG TTATCACCTTTGTCAACATTGGAATCATCTTTTGAGGCTCTTAACGTGAAGAAGTTTGATG CTGCATTTGTTGTGGATCCCCTCTACCGTCAGACAACGGCAAAATTTGATGAAGGTGGAGCCAAGGGTCTTTTAATGAATAATCTTGGTGTATATGGTGGATGTAGGGTGCTCTTTGATTCACTAGAGGTGCCTGCAAAATGCATGACAAGTAAAAATCAACATGATATATCAGATACTATCGATCTTTCTTTTGCCAAGG ATTGTGTTGAGCACATGGTGCTGGAAGTACGTATGAAGGATGAAATTTCTCCAACTCTCAGGACTATAGTGAACCAATTTGATGAAAGTAACAGAAGGCCCACCGATTTTCAATTTCATGGCCAAAATACAGCTGAAGAGATGGAGGTGCCTTTTGACTGTGAAATGAGGGCTGACACAGAAGAGCATGAGAACTGCATGGCCTGGAGTGATGATCATGATGAGCCAACAGTTGCTGATTTGGGATCTAATGATTTCGTATCCAATGATGCTGATCCAAGTTTTCCTGATTACCCTCAG GAAAATGGGCTATTTTCTTCTCAAGACCCTGATACGGACGACAGATTTGGTAATGTCGATAGTTTCCTATTTTTGAGTCTGGGTTTTAGTTCAAAACAAAATGCATGGGCAGGCCCTGATCATTGGaaatataaaaaatctaaag TCTCAGAGGTTCATCCTCCTTCTGAAAATGGATCAGCCCTAAAGACTAGGGCGCCAAGGAGTAAGAaacagaaagaaattgatttagaTTTCACAGTTTTCCTTGAGAAGGAAATGTTAGATATATTTAATCCTCCCAAGAATCCCAAAACATTGCTGCTCCCCGAGAGCAGAATCCCTTGCAATACAAAACTTCCGGAGGACTGCCACTACCAGCCAGAGGATCTTGTTAAATTATTTCTTCTGCCTGATGTGAAG tgTCTCGGGAGGAGGGCAAAAAGGCTCTCAG ATGAATCTAGAGAACAATGCAATAATGAGTCATTCCCTTCCTGGGATAATGGAAGTTTTTGTGGTGGTGAGCCTGGTGATTATGAAGGTGATGTTCATAGTGACATAGAGGACTCTGACACTCTTGTTAGTCAGCCTCGTCAG GTAAATAAAATTGAAGTCCAGTACGACAAAACTTCCAAGCAAGTTAATGTTCAGGAACTGAAAATTACTCTTTGGAACCATGTTCAAGAATCTGCTAACCTGTCTTTTGAG GGTAAAAAAGAAACAGTATCTTTCAGAAGTGTATTGGCCAACTTTCCTAGCGACTGCAATGCTGCTGCAACTATCAGTGACATCTCTCCCCATTTGTGCTTCATATGTTTGTTGCATCTGGCAAATGAGAAAGGATTGAGCATTCAAGGCTACCCCAGCTTGGATGATCTAGCCATATGCATTCCAAATATTTAG